The Aureispira anguillae genome contains a region encoding:
- a CDS encoding ribonuclease H-like domain-containing protein — MLNNIDLSNVLVLDIETVSGQKSYEDLNPTMQKLWDIKSKQIQARKPEEEQLAPPEAYTELAGIYAEFGKIVCISVGVFRNDANGALNFHLKSYYDHDEKKLLAEFSELIEKHYNNPRKHFLCGHNIKEFDVPYTCRRMVINGLDFPAALDLPGKKPWELTHLLDTMTVWKFGDYKSYTALKLLCGVFDIPTPKDDIDGSEVGKTYWQEDDLDRIEVYCKKDVLATARLLMAYKGMPLIEDEKVHGL, encoded by the coding sequence ATGCTCAATAATATTGATTTAAGTAATGTCCTTGTTTTAGATATTGAAACCGTTTCAGGACAAAAAAGCTATGAAGACCTAAATCCCACCATGCAAAAGTTATGGGATATAAAATCTAAGCAAATCCAAGCCCGAAAACCTGAAGAAGAACAACTTGCACCGCCTGAGGCTTATACAGAATTAGCAGGCATATATGCTGAATTCGGGAAAATTGTTTGTATTTCTGTTGGGGTGTTTCGCAATGATGCCAATGGAGCGCTGAATTTTCATCTCAAATCTTATTATGACCACGATGAGAAAAAACTACTCGCTGAATTTTCTGAGCTTATTGAAAAACATTACAACAACCCACGCAAGCATTTTCTGTGTGGACACAATATCAAAGAGTTTGATGTGCCGTACACCTGCCGTAGAATGGTGATTAATGGTTTAGATTTTCCAGCAGCATTAGATTTACCAGGCAAAAAGCCATGGGAATTAACCCACCTGCTAGACACCATGACCGTTTGGAAATTTGGCGACTACAAGAGTTATACTGCCCTAAAACTACTTTGTGGTGTCTTTGATATTCCAACTCCTAAGGATGATATTGATGGTAGCGAAGTTGGCAAAACTTATTGGCAAGAAGATGATCTAGATCGAATCGAAGTTTATTGCAAAAAAGATGTTTTGGCAACGGCCCGACTGCTTATGGCTTATAAAGGAATGCCCCTAATTGAAGATGAAAAAGTACATGGTTTATAA
- a CDS encoding ADP-ribosylglycohydrolase family protein, translating to MIGLIAGDIIGSIYEYPFYKGQWDKPKPYQDFKLFQKGCRFTDDTTMSLAIAAALLEEQSYEQTLYKYGNEYWGVGYGGNFKKWLKTPFENIKAYHSFGNGSAMRVNAIGWAFDTEKEVLAEAKKTALPTHNHPEGIKGAEAVALAVFMARMGCSKEEIKHNIQQKVGYELERKPIDIRPSYTFDVTCQGSVPESIICFLASKNLEDAIRLAISLGGDTDTMAAIAGGIAAAYYQAVPKVIYEGVQAHLDKKLWAIVQAFEKHYHINYQLI from the coding sequence ATGATTGGACTAATTGCTGGAGATATTATCGGTTCTATTTATGAATATCCATTTTATAAAGGACAATGGGATAAGCCCAAACCTTATCAAGATTTTAAACTGTTTCAAAAAGGCTGTCGTTTTACAGATGATACGACAATGTCCTTGGCCATTGCTGCTGCGCTTTTAGAAGAACAAAGCTATGAACAAACCCTATACAAATATGGCAATGAATATTGGGGAGTAGGCTATGGCGGAAATTTTAAAAAATGGTTAAAAACGCCTTTCGAAAACATCAAAGCTTATCATAGTTTTGGAAATGGCTCTGCCATGCGTGTCAATGCGATTGGTTGGGCTTTTGATACCGAAAAGGAAGTGTTAGCAGAAGCTAAAAAGACGGCTTTGCCAACACACAATCACCCAGAAGGGATCAAGGGGGCAGAAGCTGTGGCTCTAGCTGTCTTTATGGCGAGAATGGGTTGTTCAAAAGAAGAGATAAAACATAACATTCAACAAAAAGTAGGGTATGAATTGGAGCGCAAACCAATTGATATTAGACCCAGCTACACCTTTGATGTCACTTGCCAAGGTTCGGTTCCAGAATCTATTATTTGTTTTTTAGCGTCCAAAAATCTTGAAGATGCCATTCGATTGGCCATTTCTTTGGGGGGAGATACTGACACGATGGCTGCTATTGCTGGCGGGATTGCAGCAGCTTATTATCAAGCGGTGCCCAAGGTGATTTATGAAGGTGTTCAAGCTCATTTGGACAAAAAGTTATGGGCTATCGTTCAAGCCTTTGAAAAACATTATCATATCAACTACCAACTCATTTAA
- a CDS encoding WG repeat-containing protein translates to MMLVILQNGLRVLLFLFISFSSVIAQEHYLFFAENQTKDGKYEDYVLNESGDKVLDKSYNSAYLNEWKWILVFEEGSHSVFLPKDYKKVITGIDEIPALWSASTQLFPMKKKDKWGFYNQAGDVIIAHKYDDVTYFVNDRAAVKEGDATYYINAKGEKLDMDYEHNKSYDFGAVHMGFASELNLNDYYKSQYDRKEKPDLVTNEKNEKGLQDSESKQIIIPIRYDRIVQMGNILDYFIVIKDNKWGIYSSEGKEIIPTIYDRVYIEKI, encoded by the coding sequence ATGATGCTTGTTATCCTCCAAAATGGCTTAAGGGTTTTATTGTTTCTATTCATTAGCTTTTCATCGGTAATCGCTCAGGAGCACTACCTTTTTTTTGCTGAAAATCAAACAAAAGATGGAAAATATGAGGACTATGTACTAAATGAGTCTGGCGATAAGGTTTTAGACAAATCTTATAATTCTGCTTATTTAAATGAGTGGAAGTGGATTCTTGTTTTCGAAGAAGGAAGCCACAGTGTTTTTCTTCCCAAGGACTACAAAAAAGTAATTACAGGAATAGATGAAATTCCAGCACTGTGGTCAGCAAGCACCCAATTATTTCCTATGAAAAAAAAGGATAAGTGGGGCTTTTATAACCAAGCTGGAGATGTCATCATTGCCCATAAATATGACGACGTTACCTATTTTGTCAATGACCGAGCTGCTGTAAAAGAGGGAGACGCTACCTATTATATAAATGCTAAGGGAGAGAAGTTGGATATGGATTATGAGCACAATAAATCGTATGATTTTGGTGCAGTTCATATGGGCTTTGCGTCAGAATTGAATTTGAACGATTATTATAAATCCCAATATGATAGAAAGGAAAAGCCAGATTTAGTTACGAATGAAAAAAATGAAAAAGGCCTACAAGATTCTGAGTCTAAGCAGATAATTATACCTATTCGTTATGACCGTATTGTACAAATGGGCAATATTCTAGATTATTTTATTGTCATCAAAGACAATAAGTGGGGCATTTATAGTTCAGAAGGAAAAGAAATTATTCCAACGATTTATGATCGAGTTTACATTGAAAAAATTTAG
- a CDS encoding T9SS type A sorting domain-containing protein, translated as MLKNKLLIGLLCWFAYSTCQAQITLDNTYSITNSYQDMQPVLLESAGTKYAIFDQGNLELKLYNLDHSIYKTITVNTPSDLYDPVAFPHFNAAYFYYVKEGLFDTDNEVEFMLHYQACLTSGCSTTVTAIAIINEDGSVLFQQDDTGIKGTSTYYLQHTNTPSSIINASDGTSKMILKNTVGPNIYVYNLPGTLMCDPCGGTTGARYTEANSGVVLKQNAPNPSTTYTVVGYELPEEADRGTLKIYNTSGIELKSYQVDKSFDHLQISTQDLPAGTYYYTIQTNIGQVQSKKMIVVK; from the coding sequence ATGTTAAAAAATAAATTACTTATCGGGCTGCTATGTTGGTTTGCTTATAGTACTTGCCAAGCACAAATTACCTTGGATAATACGTATTCGATTACCAATAGTTATCAAGATATGCAACCTGTACTTTTAGAAAGTGCAGGGACTAAGTATGCAATATTTGACCAAGGGAATCTAGAATTAAAATTATACAATTTGGATCATTCTATATACAAAACAATTACTGTAAATACTCCATCTGACCTTTATGACCCTGTTGCATTTCCACACTTTAATGCGGCTTATTTCTATTATGTAAAAGAAGGTTTATTTGATACCGATAATGAGGTTGAATTTATGCTTCATTATCAAGCCTGCCTTACTTCTGGCTGCTCTACAACAGTTACTGCTATTGCTATTATTAATGAGGATGGCAGTGTTTTATTTCAGCAAGATGATACTGGAATAAAGGGGACAAGTACCTATTATTTACAACATACCAATACGCCTAGTAGTATTATAAATGCTAGTGATGGGACAAGTAAAATGATTCTTAAAAATACGGTTGGTCCGAATATATATGTCTACAATCTTCCTGGAACGTTAATGTGTGATCCTTGTGGTGGAACAACTGGAGCTCGATATACTGAAGCCAATAGTGGTGTAGTGCTTAAACAAAATGCCCCCAATCCTAGTACAACCTATACCGTTGTTGGATATGAATTGCCAGAAGAAGCCGATAGGGGCACATTAAAAATATACAATACCAGTGGTATTGAGCTAAAAAGCTATCAAGTAGACAAGTCATTTGATCACCTTCAAATCTCTACCCAAGATTTACCTGCTGGTACTTATTATTATACCATTCAGACCAATATAGGGCAAGTACAAAGCAAAAAAATGATCGTAGTAAAATAA
- a CDS encoding T9SS type A sorting domain-containing protein: MRTILLNIFLITFHLTTSAQTFQWAKGIGGTWDQIVDDMVHDAAGNMYMVGHFYGTVDFDPGPNIYNLTAAGNMDIFITKLDVNGNFVWAHQIGSTYSYGHGKSITVNTYGDIVIIGEISGSGAVDFDPGPNTVNGNNFEGDVFIARYNSNGNFVFVKNFGENFSSSNYEYDIVFSEAYSLLGAAIYVTGKFSGTDDFDPSAATVNLSSNGNKDIFVCKFSYSGNLIWAKSMGGTQDDESTAMTTDASGNIYITGNFHGTVDFDPGPSTTFLTSYGNSDVFVIKLDASGNLVWARQLSGTSSERSKSIALDNAGAVYIGGEFSGTIDCDPSNATLHNLTTSLTSYNGFLTKLDASGNFVWAKNVGGQEIEGICITSTGEVCIGGSFSNTVDFDPGPNVLTATANSWSDIFMTKLDAAGNLAWTRQWASSGGGTGADYGKAMSIYNNDIYLAGTFEGSVDFDPNQGVSYLASAGGEDIFVLKMNETTTSVEKHRTKSLTLNVFPNPTPNNIHIQAQTNLKGVEIYNLEGQLIRSKRINNQTEIDLDLSDLPSGLYLLTLNDEKGQSYQQKIIKK, encoded by the coding sequence ATGAGAACAATACTTCTAAATATATTTTTGATTACTTTTCACTTAACTACATCTGCTCAAACTTTTCAATGGGCAAAAGGAATAGGAGGAACTTGGGATCAAATCGTTGATGATATGGTTCATGATGCTGCTGGTAATATGTATATGGTAGGGCATTTTTACGGAACCGTAGATTTTGACCCAGGACCCAATATTTATAATTTGACAGCAGCGGGTAATATGGATATATTTATAACCAAGTTGGACGTTAACGGAAACTTTGTTTGGGCACATCAAATTGGAAGTACTTACTCTTACGGACATGGAAAATCTATTACTGTTAATACTTATGGCGACATAGTAATTATTGGTGAAATTTCAGGATCTGGAGCGGTAGATTTTGACCCAGGACCCAATACTGTTAATGGGAATAATTTTGAAGGAGACGTCTTTATAGCGCGTTATAACTCAAATGGTAATTTTGTTTTTGTCAAAAACTTTGGAGAGAATTTTAGCAGTAGTAATTATGAGTATGATATTGTTTTTAGTGAAGCTTATAGTCTATTGGGGGCTGCTATTTATGTTACTGGAAAATTTTCAGGAACAGACGATTTTGACCCTAGCGCTGCTACTGTTAATTTAAGCTCAAATGGCAATAAAGACATCTTTGTGTGTAAGTTTAGTTATTCAGGGAATTTAATATGGGCAAAGAGCATGGGAGGTACACAAGATGATGAAAGTACTGCAATGACAACGGATGCATCTGGAAATATTTATATAACTGGAAATTTTCATGGAACTGTGGATTTTGACCCTGGACCGAGCACAACTTTCTTAACCTCTTATGGCAATTCGGATGTATTTGTTATTAAGTTAGATGCATCGGGCAATTTAGTTTGGGCGAGGCAGTTGAGTGGTACCTCGTCAGAGCGTAGTAAATCTATTGCGTTGGATAATGCTGGGGCAGTATATATAGGTGGGGAATTTTCTGGAACGATTGACTGTGACCCTAGTAATGCTACACTGCATAATTTAACCACTTCATTAACTTCTTATAATGGCTTTCTTACTAAATTGGATGCCAGTGGTAATTTTGTTTGGGCAAAGAATGTAGGAGGGCAAGAAATAGAAGGCATCTGTATTACGAGTACAGGGGAGGTTTGTATAGGAGGTTCTTTTAGTAATACGGTAGATTTTGACCCAGGGCCTAATGTGTTGACAGCTACGGCAAATAGTTGGTCAGATATATTTATGACTAAGTTGGATGCAGCGGGCAATTTAGCTTGGACTAGACAATGGGCCTCTTCGGGAGGGGGAACTGGTGCGGACTATGGTAAAGCGATGTCTATTTATAATAATGATATCTACCTAGCAGGAACGTTTGAAGGAAGTGTTGATTTTGATCCTAATCAAGGGGTATCTTATTTAGCCTCAGCAGGAGGAGAGGATATTTTTGTGTTAAAAATGAATGAGACAACAACGAGTGTAGAAAAACACAGGACTAAAAGTTTAACACTCAATGTTTTTCCCAATCCTACGCCAAATAATATTCATATTCAAGCCCAGACGAACTTAAAAGGGGTAGAAATATACAATCTAGAGGGGCAACTGATTCGTAGCAAAAGGATAAACAACCAAACAGAGATAGATTTAGATTTGAGTGATTTACCATCTGGTTTATATCTTTTGACCTTAAACGATGAAAAAGGGCAGTCTTATCAGCAAAAAATAATTAAAAAATAA
- a CDS encoding GH3 auxin-responsive promoter family protein codes for MSIKTKIVYQLAKVISKKVERDANHAIKYQQQLLKSLLKTGKHTLFGKEHHFHTIKNYEEFKKAVPLADYEDLKPYIYRINAGQSNVLWKGMPKYYAKTSGTTSGAKFIPLTKQSIPNHFGTARNAIFHYIATTGNVDFMDGKMIFLSGSPTLEPHYDIPTGRLSGISNHLIPNWLKKSQMPSYAVNCIEDWETKLEQIVIETAKEDMRLISGIPPWVQMYYERLLEYTGKKTVLEVFPNFSMFVYGGVNFEPYRAKLETLVGGRIPSIETYPASEGFLAFQDQQEDNALLLNVNSGIFFEFVPVEEMSKEQPTRLALEQVEIGVNYAVILNTNAGLWGYKIGDTIKFVSINPYRIVVTGRVKHFISAFGEHVIAKEVETALLSVAAQHNIPIVEFTVAPQVNPPNQETPYHEWFVAFDQMPENLAIFEQAVDQQMQAQNIYYKDLIEGGVLQTLKIRPLQKDAFRKYMKSIGKLGGQNKVPRLADNRKIATVLEQYILKK; via the coding sequence ATGTCAATAAAAACAAAGATTGTTTACCAACTTGCCAAGGTCATTTCTAAAAAGGTAGAACGAGATGCCAATCATGCCATCAAGTACCAACAACAACTCCTTAAATCCTTATTAAAAACGGGAAAGCACACCTTATTTGGGAAAGAACATCATTTTCATACCATCAAAAATTACGAGGAATTTAAGAAAGCGGTGCCCTTGGCAGATTATGAAGACTTAAAGCCTTATATTTATCGAATTAACGCAGGTCAATCTAATGTTTTGTGGAAAGGAATGCCCAAGTACTACGCCAAAACCTCTGGGACTACTTCTGGAGCCAAATTTATTCCATTAACCAAACAAAGCATCCCCAATCATTTTGGAACCGCTCGTAATGCCATCTTTCATTATATCGCAACAACAGGAAATGTGGATTTTATGGATGGTAAAATGATTTTTTTGTCGGGCAGCCCAACTTTAGAGCCACATTATGACATACCAACAGGTCGTCTGTCGGGAATTTCTAATCATCTAATTCCCAATTGGCTCAAAAAAAGCCAAATGCCTTCTTATGCCGTTAATTGCATTGAAGATTGGGAAACTAAATTAGAACAAATTGTCATTGAAACGGCTAAGGAAGATATGCGCTTGATTAGTGGCATCCCTCCTTGGGTGCAGATGTATTATGAGCGTCTGTTGGAGTATACAGGAAAAAAAACAGTGCTAGAGGTTTTTCCAAATTTTTCTATGTTTGTTTATGGCGGGGTGAATTTTGAGCCCTATCGAGCTAAATTAGAAACCTTAGTTGGTGGACGTATTCCAAGTATAGAAACCTATCCTGCCTCTGAGGGCTTTTTAGCGTTTCAGGATCAACAGGAGGATAATGCCCTGTTGCTGAATGTTAACTCTGGAATTTTCTTTGAATTTGTGCCCGTAGAGGAAATGTCAAAGGAACAGCCTACCCGATTAGCATTAGAACAGGTAGAAATAGGGGTTAACTATGCTGTAATTTTGAATACCAACGCAGGGCTTTGGGGTTATAAAATAGGAGATACCATTAAATTTGTATCGATTAACCCTTATCGAATTGTTGTGACTGGCAGGGTGAAGCACTTTATTTCTGCTTTTGGAGAACATGTCATTGCTAAAGAAGTAGAAACAGCCCTGTTGTCTGTAGCGGCACAGCACAATATTCCAATTGTAGAATTTACCGTAGCACCACAAGTTAATCCCCCCAATCAAGAAACACCTTATCACGAATGGTTTGTTGCCTTTGATCAAATGCCTGAAAATTTAGCTATCTTTGAGCAAGCAGTAGATCAGCAAATGCAAGCACAGAATATCTATTACAAAGATCTAATAGAAGGGGGAGTGCTACAAACACTAAAAATTCGTCCTTTGCAAAAAGACGCATTTCGAAAATACATGAAGTCTATTGGTAAGTTAGGAGGGCAAAACAAGGTGCCTAGACTTGCCGATAATCGAAAAATTGCTACTGTATTGGAGCAATATATTCTTAAGAAATAA
- a CDS encoding riboflavin synthase, translating to MFTGIIKELGTVQKIEKEGTNVHITIAAEMTKELNIDESVAHNGVCLTVVAIEGNTYTVTAIEETLLKTNLGAWKVGTAVNLERAMVYNARLDGHIIQGHVDKTGTCVGIKEVDGSWYFTFEYEETEEHLLVDKGSICVNGTSLTVVDPTPNHFSVAIIPYTFEETVFKHMKIGDAVNLEFDILGKYIAKYAKLYAGKV from the coding sequence ATGTTTACAGGAATTATTAAAGAACTAGGAACGGTTCAAAAAATTGAAAAAGAAGGCACTAATGTGCACATTACCATCGCAGCCGAAATGACTAAAGAACTCAACATTGATGAAAGTGTCGCACACAATGGGGTTTGTTTGACGGTTGTGGCTATTGAGGGCAATACTTATACCGTGACGGCTATCGAAGAAACGTTATTAAAGACGAACTTGGGAGCTTGGAAGGTCGGTACGGCTGTGAATCTAGAACGAGCGATGGTTTATAATGCTCGATTGGATGGGCATATTATACAGGGGCATGTTGATAAGACAGGAACTTGTGTAGGCATCAAAGAGGTGGATGGAAGTTGGTATTTTACCTTTGAATATGAAGAAACAGAGGAACATCTTTTGGTAGACAAAGGTTCTATCTGTGTGAATGGAACGAGTTTGACCGTAGTTGATCCTACTCCCAATCACTTTTCAGTAGCAATTATTCCATATACCTTTGAAGAAACGGTATTCAAACATATGAAAATTGGTGATGCGGTGAATCTTGAATTTGATATTTTAGGAAAATACATTGCTAAATATGCCAAATTGTATGCTGGAAAAGTTTAA
- a CDS encoding c-type cytochrome: MNQQEMFSHLNRLTNLGVLIGVAFVLLTGMVLQEGLSNGFDKQENYGLCGTKSEPVITCGNCMQTSGKMSYEIREGKTLFLENCASCHNNDMVSDMTGPALYGVTERWKKRTDLYRWIQNYQELVDEGHPRAVAMKDWAASEMVIFPNLDTTQISQILAYIEYK; this comes from the coding sequence ATGAATCAACAAGAAATGTTTAGTCACTTAAACCGTCTAACCAACTTAGGGGTTTTGATTGGAGTTGCCTTTGTTTTGCTAACGGGAATGGTTTTACAGGAAGGTTTATCTAATGGCTTTGATAAGCAAGAAAACTACGGATTGTGTGGAACAAAATCTGAGCCTGTGATTACTTGTGGAAATTGTATGCAAACAAGCGGGAAAATGTCTTACGAAATTCGAGAAGGAAAAACCTTATTTTTAGAAAATTGTGCTTCTTGTCATAATAACGATATGGTGTCGGACATGACAGGGCCTGCTTTGTATGGGGTAACAGAACGCTGGAAAAAACGAACCGATTTATATCGTTGGATTCAAAATTATCAAGAATTGGTTGATGAAGGGCATCCCAGAGCAGTTGCCATGAAAGATTGGGCTGCTTCTGAAATGGTAATCTTTCCGAACCTAGATACTACTCAAATTAGCCAAATCTTAGCATATATAGAATACAAATGA
- a CDS encoding c-type cytochrome yields the protein MTTLFKLSSVGISFWLLLLISCGADSTPVTAPTISSTPTTLNTTSKKGRRLFLNNCAACHNINMVDDMTGPALYGVEERWEKRSELIQFIQNPQELINNNHPRAVEVAALWASEMTAFPDLDSADIVEILAFIEEKGAKNN from the coding sequence ATGACAACACTATTTAAATTAAGCTCGGTGGGAATTAGTTTTTGGCTATTACTATTGATTAGTTGTGGTGCAGATTCAACCCCCGTTACAGCTCCAACAATTAGCTCAACACCCACAACACTAAATACCACTTCCAAAAAAGGAAGAAGGTTATTTTTGAATAACTGTGCTGCTTGTCATAATATAAATATGGTGGATGATATGACAGGTCCCGCTTTATATGGGGTAGAAGAACGTTGGGAAAAACGCAGTGAATTGATACAATTCATTCAGAACCCTCAGGAGTTGATTAATAACAATCATCCTCGTGCTGTAGAAGTAGCAGCTTTGTGGGCTAGCGAAATGACCGCATTCCCAGACTTAGATAGTGCTGATATTGTAGAAATATTGGCATTTATTGAGGAAAAAGGGGCAAAAAATAATTAA
- a CDS encoding acyltransferase, giving the protein MFYEFNGYKPVVHETAFVHPQANVTGNVIIGAKVYIGPGAVLRGDWGQIIIEDGCNVQENCVVHIFPGKTVYLREGAHIGHGAIIHGATVGKNALVGMNAVLMDDVEVGDNCLIGALCFVPANTKIPNQKLVVGNPAKIIKDLSDEMVNWKTEGTALYQKLPLECQQTLRECEPLRSVPEDLKVQDYAAYKTWHELKQS; this is encoded by the coding sequence ATGTTCTACGAATTTAACGGTTATAAACCTGTTGTCCACGAAACTGCTTTTGTTCATCCACAAGCCAATGTTACAGGCAATGTTATTATTGGTGCCAAGGTTTATATTGGTCCTGGAGCCGTTCTGAGAGGCGATTGGGGTCAAATTATTATCGAAGATGGCTGCAATGTCCAAGAAAACTGTGTGGTGCATATTTTTCCTGGCAAAACAGTGTACCTAAGAGAAGGCGCACACATTGGGCATGGTGCTATTATTCACGGTGCAACGGTAGGAAAAAATGCTTTAGTAGGCATGAATGCAGTGCTAATGGATGATGTAGAAGTTGGAGACAATTGCTTAATTGGAGCGCTGTGCTTTGTTCCTGCCAACACCAAAATTCCAAACCAAAAACTGGTGGTTGGCAATCCTGCCAAGATTATCAAAGACCTTTCGGATGAAATGGTCAACTGGAAAACAGAAGGCACTGCTCTGTATCAGAAACTTCCACTAGAATGTCAACAAACGCTTAGAGAATGTGAGCCCTTGAGATCGGTTCCTGAAGATTTGAAAGTACAAGATTATGCCGCCTACAAAACATGGCATGAATTAAAACAATCTTAA
- the rseP gene encoding RIP metalloprotease RseP: MGYFIMGMQLLLSLSILVTLHEFGHFWTAKKFGMRVEKFYLFFDAWFPLYKKKIGETEYGIGWLPLGGYVKISGMIDESMDREAMAKPPQPWEFRSKPAWQRLIVMIGGVTVNFILGIFLFAMLAWVYGDKYLPNENAVHGIACSSLAKEMGLQDGDKILAIGDEPFEKFNSGIVTSKMLLDEIYDLKVMRDGKEVTIRVPDSTVLKLPKHSKKKLRLFEPRVPFVIGSVSKDMPAKAAGLEKEDSIVGFNNTPTPFFSDFRALARQHKDQDVVVDFYRKGERKSLTIHTTEKGQIGAGTYGPERYFEFGRIKYGFFQSFPVALSKSYNFLASQIKAFGQMFTGRIKATESLGGFIAIGQMFPPYWDWEHFWRMTAILSLILGFMNLLPIPALDGGHVMFLLFEIVARRPVNEKVLEYAQVVGIVLLLGLLLFANGLDIYGLIFPS, translated from the coding sequence ATGGGATATTTTATAATGGGAATGCAACTCTTATTGAGTTTGTCAATATTAGTTACTTTACATGAGTTTGGACATTTTTGGACTGCCAAAAAATTTGGAATGCGAGTCGAAAAATTCTACTTATTTTTTGATGCTTGGTTTCCTTTATATAAAAAGAAAATAGGAGAAACAGAATATGGGATTGGCTGGTTGCCTTTAGGGGGGTATGTCAAAATATCAGGCATGATTGACGAAAGCATGGATCGTGAAGCCATGGCAAAACCTCCGCAACCTTGGGAGTTTCGTTCTAAACCCGCTTGGCAGCGTTTGATTGTAATGATTGGCGGGGTAACCGTGAATTTTATTTTAGGGATTTTCCTTTTTGCTATGTTGGCTTGGGTTTATGGCGATAAATATTTACCCAATGAAAATGCAGTACATGGCATTGCTTGTTCTTCTTTGGCCAAAGAAATGGGGCTTCAAGATGGAGATAAAATATTAGCAATTGGTGACGAACCTTTTGAAAAATTTAACTCTGGGATCGTAACAAGCAAAATGTTATTGGATGAAATCTATGATTTAAAAGTAATGCGGGATGGCAAAGAAGTGACGATTAGAGTTCCCGATAGTACAGTATTAAAATTGCCGAAACACAGCAAGAAAAAATTGCGTTTATTTGAACCACGAGTGCCTTTTGTGATTGGTAGTGTTTCTAAGGATATGCCAGCAAAAGCAGCAGGACTAGAGAAAGAAGATTCAATTGTTGGTTTTAACAATACACCAACTCCCTTTTTCTCTGATTTTAGAGCATTGGCGAGACAGCACAAAGATCAAGATGTTGTGGTTGATTTTTATAGAAAAGGAGAACGTAAAAGTTTAACCATACATACAACCGAAAAAGGACAAATTGGCGCTGGGACTTATGGTCCAGAACGATATTTTGAATTTGGACGCATCAAATATGGTTTTTTTCAATCGTTTCCTGTTGCCTTATCTAAAAGTTATAACTTTTTGGCCTCACAAATCAAAGCATTTGGTCAAATGTTTACAGGAAGGATCAAGGCTACAGAGAGTTTAGGTGGTTTTATTGCCATTGGTCAAATGTTTCCTCCTTATTGGGATTGGGAACATTTTTGGAGAATGACGGCTATTTTGTCTTTGATTTTGGGCTTTATGAATTTGTTGCCAATTCCTGCACTGGATGGGGGACACGTTATGTTTTTATTGTTTGAAATTGTAGCACGTAGACCTGTTAATGAAAAGGTATTGGAGTATGCTCAGGTAGTGGGAATTGTCTTATTGTTAGGGCTGTTGTTATTTGCCAATGGCTTAGACATTTATGGCTTGATTTTTCCATCTTAA
- a CDS encoding carboxypeptidase-like regulatory domain-containing protein, with amino-acid sequence MNTKYLLALLFGFFSFAIVAQEQSDIVEVYGLIVTKGENARYAYVPFVTVAVKGTTRGTYANYEGMYSIVVKKGQTLTFSAVGFEDREIVIPEDIDGMYHSLKVELMPASINIDEVTVFPWPDRDNLAAEFLAMQPNRAGQLEAIAKENLERNQLLAVANNTSMDGRENSIQYLRQQASDYSYQGQQAPQSIFDPIAWGKFFKQWKKKKHSAKEEQMIKILEGENQR; translated from the coding sequence ATGAATACTAAATATCTTCTTGCGTTATTATTTGGATTCTTCTCTTTTGCGATCGTTGCACAAGAACAATCTGATATTGTAGAGGTGTATGGATTGATTGTAACCAAGGGAGAAAATGCAAGATATGCTTATGTGCCTTTTGTTACGGTTGCGGTCAAAGGAACAACTCGTGGAACTTATGCTAATTATGAAGGGATGTATTCAATTGTTGTTAAAAAGGGGCAAACACTAACTTTTTCTGCGGTAGGTTTTGAAGACAGAGAGATTGTGATTCCTGAAGATATTGATGGAATGTATCATAGCCTTAAGGTGGAATTAATGCCAGCATCAATTAATATTGATGAGGTGACGGTATTCCCTTGGCCTGATCGTGATAACTTAGCGGCTGAGTTTTTGGCAATGCAACCTAACCGTGCAGGTCAATTAGAGGCGATTGCTAAAGAGAATTTAGAGCGAAATCAGTTGTTGGCAGTTGCTAACAATACCAGTATGGATGGGCGAGAAAACTCTATTCAATACCTGCGTCAACAAGCAAGCGATTATTCTTATCAAGGGCAACAAGCTCCACAATCTATTTTTGATCCTATTGCTTGGGGGAAATTCTTTAAGCAATGGAAGAAGAAAAAGCACAGCGCTAAAGAGGAGCAAATGATTAAAATATTAGAAGGAGAAAACCAACGATAA